Proteins from one Lepidochelys kempii isolate rLepKem1 chromosome 6, rLepKem1.hap2, whole genome shotgun sequence genomic window:
- the FGF4 gene encoding fibroblast growth factor 4: protein MTLPSAFLPILLLGLLSPWVVRCVPFSAQHNDTLEWRWETLFSRSMARLPGERKEISRDSDYLLGIKRLRRLYCNVGIGFHIQVLPDGRINGIHNENRYSLLEISPVERGVVSLFGVKSGLFVAMNSKGKLYGSTHFNDECKFKEILLPNNYNAYESRIYPGMYIALSKNGRTKKGNKVSPTMTVTHFLPRI, encoded by the exons ATGACTCTCCCCTCGGCCTTCTTGCCAATCTTGCTCCTGGGACTGCTTTCGCCTTGGGTGGTGCGCTGCGTTCCTTTCTCTGCCCAGCACAACGACACCCTGGAGTGGCGCTGGGAGACTCTCTTCTCCCGCTCCATGGCCAGGCTCCcgggggagaggaaagagatcagCCGGGACAGTGACTATCTGCTGGGCATCAAGAGGCTGCGACGTCTCTACTGTAACGTAGGCATCGGGTTTCACATCCAAGTCTTGCCAGACGGCAGAATCAACGGGATTCACAACGAAAATCGATACA GTCTGCTTGAAATTTCTCCAGTGGAAAGAGGAGTGGTGAGCCTATTTGGTGTTAAAAGTGGACTCTTCGTAGCCATGAATAGCAAAGGCAAGCTCTATGGATCT ACCCATTTCAATGATGAGTGCAAATTCAAAGAGATTCTTCTGCCGAACAACTACAATGCTTACGAGTCCAGGATTTACCCTGGCATGTACATAGCTCTGAGCAAAAATGGAAGAACAAAGAAAGGCAACAAAGTGTCTCCCACAATGACAGTGACACATTTTCTTCCTAGAATCTGA